CGGAACCGGAAGAAGCCTgcgcggagtgcggcggcggcggcggcatgagcGTCGGGGCCGGCATGTAGGCGTACGGCTGGTGGTGATGGAACGACGGCCGCGCCGCCACCGGGTACGCGACGACGTGGTCTTCTTCGTGAGCGGCAGCGTGGTCGTGGTGCGGGTGCGGCGCATGAGGGTGAGGCTGCGGCAGGACGACGCCGCCGAGGCGGTAGGAGAGGTAGAGCACGCCGTAGGTGTCGGCGGGGCGGTGCACCCTGCGGACGTGGTAGACGGCGAACTGGGGCGGGCGGGGGCCGAGGTCGCGCGGGTCGCGGAAGGAGCCGCCGAGGCCGAGGACCTCGGTGAGCGGGACGACGACCTCGCCGACGTCGCGGTCGCCGAGGGAGCGCTCGgtgcggaggaggacgtggaggcagccgctggcgcccgcggcggcggtgggcgggACAGTGAAGCGGAgcgtggtgttccaggtggggtGGCGGCCGCCGTAGGGGTCGGGCGGGGTGCACTGGCGCGTCATGGGGTCGCCGGAGATGGTGGCGACGGCGTACACCTCGAGGCGCGACATGAGGTTGACGTTCTTGAGGTTCCTGGCCGACTGGAGGGTCACCTCCAGCACCCTGTACGCCATGCTACCTGTCTAGCTTGGagctcactcactcactcactcactctctaGGTAATGAAGCTAGATAGATGTCCTGGTTGCAAGTGTTTGATTGGCAGGTGCTGGTGTGCTTTGCTTGAAGCTAGCTGAGAGGTATGCAGCACCTTGAGTGGGTAGTGTATGTATAGGAGGAGGAGGTGTGGGCCCAGAATTCCAAAAACTATGTGAGAATTCAGATGGGAAACTTCCGGGCTGGTTGCATACAGAATTATGTATATTCAGATCAAATAGCACTTCTGAATTCCGGCATGGATGGTGAGCCATCTATCTAAAACCAATGAGAATAAGCTGTTTCTGTTTTTGAAACAacagaaaaataaacaaaaaaaagtTATTAGAAACTAAGCTGCTTCAAAGTTCAAAGAGGCGGTCATCTTTTGTTTGCATGCATGGGTTGCTGTGGATAAACCCCTGGATATACATACATCTATTCGTCTATGCATCTCCAAAGGAGTGTGCATGTCAGTTAAAGTGCTACCACCTCTTCCGAGTCGTCAACTGGACGAGCATCCAAAACGAAAACGACCGAGGGCTGCGTGCACACATGTCACCAGATGCGTACCATGTTGGGTAGCAGTGCCACTGAGCTGCTTGGATAAGGTGGAATAGAAATTGCACGTACGTGGACGTGGTGATCACCTTAGCATAGTGTGGATATGTGGATTGGATCCACCCTTAGAAATTTGCATAGCATCAGTTCCTGCCCAGGAAAGCAGTACGCGGTTAAACGAAATagttagtataaaattgagtcatctattttaaaacggagaAAATACTTCACTTGACCAACTTTGACCGATATGGATGGTGATTTCGTGACCTCCATGCCCTCGGCTCCTTGGCCAAATGGACTACGTACGGCCAGGAGCATGAAGCTCATCCCAATCCCAGTGACAGTGAGCAACACGGTCGCAGTGCATAATTGGCAGCCGTTGGTCTGCAGGTCAGCTGATGGGTTCAATAGGGTCAGACGCACTGTGTGTGCTAAGTACGGTAGTAAAGAAGCCTTTTCCGTCTCTGTGTTCAGAAGAGTTCTTTTGTTATCTATAAAATTTTGTTAGTGCTAtatttgtattattttattttatacAAGTGTTTTTATCTTAGTTTACTACTATTTGAATATGTGTTTCATATTTCACATAGCAGTTGCGAGTTGGTCATTGAACTGTGTACTAGCtctttttgtgcagttgcacttTTTACCTGTTCAATTGCACCTTTGTATTTGTGTAATTACACTTTTTTTGGCACAGCCTTAATTTTGTGCAATGACACTCTTTTGCATTTTAACCAAGCATGATTTTAGCCCGGAGCAAAAAACTGACTGAAATTACATGGATAATGGCCCATAGAACGGCAATCAAGCGAGGCCCAAGTGATGATTAGATTCCTTCCGGGACCCAAAATGTGTAAAATTTAGATGGGAGTATGGGATTCTGCATATATACTACGGTAATGTGTTTGGGAACTTGAATATTGCTTCAATGGCACTTTAGTGTTCTTAGCCAACCGGTGGAGAATATAAGCTACAAGAAGGGAATAATATTAGAACTATAACAGTTTTTTTGTGTGTGTCTCTCTAACTGTATTATTATTACAAACATCAAGTACACAATGCAATACAAAAACAACGCGAGGATCGCCACGGATGCATATTTACAATTCCCTGATGAGGAAGCCGCTTGTGGTTAATCAGTATTGTTAGTCCAAGTTTGGATGGTACTGGTAGGCCAAGATTTGTTGGCATCGGATGCTCAGCAACTTGGGCAAGGCATTGTTCTCGTAGT
The window above is part of the Triticum aestivum cultivar Chinese Spring chromosome 2A, IWGSC CS RefSeq v2.1, whole genome shotgun sequence genome. Proteins encoded here:
- the LOC123184771 gene encoding protein SRC2 translates to MAYRVLEVTLQSARNLKNVNLMSRLEVYAVATISGDPMTRQCTPPDPYGGRHPTWNTTLRFTVPPTAAAGASGCLHVLLRTERSLGDRDVGEVVVPLTEVLGLGGSFRDPRDLGPRPPQFAVYHVRRVHRPADTYGVLYLSYRLGGVVLPQPHPHAPHPHHDHAAAHEEDHVVAYPVAARPSFHHHQPYAYMPAPTLMPPPPPHSAQASSGSGAHMSSSPPSPRDYSGHMALHPPLSKAYGYGHLSMPPPLQASGHTATPPAPQRAAAGYNAAGSPWTNARNNGGADLGRMGLSAGDMMSDAAAYNAGYRAGMAREWSGVRGAAVY